The stretch of DNA CAGAGGATACACGCATAGGAGACGACAATCGAGGAGAGAGGTCCCACCAGCACAGAAGTCGCTCCAGCTAGGACTATGTTCTCGTTGATGCGGGTATCCGCACAGGCTAGTTTGAGCACAGCCATGATTTCACAAAAGAAGTGATGAATTTTCTGAGACTTACAGAAGGGCAAAGGAACGAGTAACACTAGATGAACCAGGGATATTAGCACTCCAGTGGTCCAGGAAGTCGCAGCCAGCGTGATACATACTCTCCAGCTCATGATGGCAGAATACCGCAGTGGGCGGCAGATGGCCACATACCGGTCATAGGACATCACCACCAGCAGGAGACACTCTGTGATGGCAAATGTAAGAAAGAGGAATGTCTGTGTTACACAGCCAGCAAAGGAAATGGGCTTGGCTGGATTCAGGAGGTTCACCAGCATCTGGGGCACTGTGTTGCAAGCATAGGCGATGTCGACCACGGCCAAGTGTGAGAGGAAGAAATACATGGGGCTGTGCAACCTGGAGTCCAGCCAGATGAGTCCCAGAATGACTCCATTCCCCAGCAGGGTGAGGGTGTAGAACAGCAGGAAGATCCCAAAGAGAAActcctgagtccttgggcccaggGGAAACCCCAGCAGGATGAACTCTGTGACGGATGTCTGATTTTCAGCCATCATCCTGTGACAGAAAACTGAGTTAAAGTTCATGATTTAAcagatgtttaaaaatgaaatttttgttaACTTGTTTGAAATCCTTTTGAGCTAGCAAAATGTATAGGAGCACCCATAATGagttttcatatttaaatatttatcccG from Ochotona princeps isolate mOchPri1 chromosome 25, mOchPri1.hap1, whole genome shotgun sequence encodes:
- the LOC101529496 gene encoding olfactory receptor 2A7-like; this encodes MAENQTSVTEFILLGFPLGPRTQEFLFGIFLLFYTLTLLGNGVILGLIWLDSRLHSPMYFFLSHLAVVDIAYACNTVPQMLVNLLNPAKPISFAGCVTQTFLFLTFAITECLLLVVMSYDRYVAICRPLRYSAIMSWRVCITLAATSWTTGVLISLVHLVLLVPLPFCKSQKIHHFFCEIMAVLKLACADTRINENIVLAGATSVLVGPLSSIVVSYACILCAILRIKSAEGQRKAFSTCSSHLCVVGLFYGTAIITYVGPRYGNPKEQKKYLLLFHSLFNPMLNPLIYTLRNSEVKNTLKRVLGMERDI